The Parashewanella spongiae genome has a window encoding:
- a CDS encoding DUF3224 domain-containing protein, with translation MTILNGTFQVTSWDEKTLSSSDDGSKLAQATVTQTYQGEIEGDSEVHYFLSYFPSGSAEFVGYETITPSDNKLAPILLRHTGEFINGVASSQFELLSSENEQAMAGIGRFKSGDSGCAEYHIELK, from the coding sequence ATGACAATACTAAATGGAACCTTCCAAGTGACTTCATGGGATGAAAAAACACTTTCTTCTAGCGATGATGGATCTAAGCTTGCTCAAGCAACAGTTACCCAAACATATCAAGGAGAAATAGAGGGAGACAGTGAAGTGCATTACTTTTTGTCATACTTCCCCTCAGGGAGTGCTGAATTTGTAGGTTATGAAACGATAACTCCAAGTGACAACAAGTTAGCTCCAATTTTGTTACGCCATACGGGAGAGTTCATCAACGGCGTGGCCTCAAGTCAGTTTGAGTTACTGTCTTCTGAAAACGAACAAGCTATGGCTGGTATAGGTCGATTCAAGTCAGGTGATTCAGGATGTGCTGAATACCACATAGAACTTAAATAA
- a CDS encoding cytoplasmic protein: MNINGASVQPNVSNETANTKVLKMANDQQEMEGQMAMQLIEAASLDRLQPVGNAGHNINIKV; the protein is encoded by the coding sequence ATGAATATTAATGGTGCATCAGTTCAACCTAATGTTAGTAATGAGACTGCAAATACCAAGGTATTGAAAATGGCTAATGATCAGCAAGAGATGGAAGGTCAAATGGCCATGCAATTAATTGAGGCGGCATCTTTAGATAGGTTGCAGCCAGTAGGCAACGCTGGACATAATATAAATATAAAAGTTTGA
- a CDS encoding CBS domain-containing protein, with the protein MRKNNPISKIMSSELHYVQEGQPLSEVRHIMCNSNIHHVPVVQGKTLVGLISFTDMMKLNLVADQSNEYTADAIIDQQFSISDVMSRDLVTINDKDNIRTAARLLSDGNFHSLPVVSDEKNIIGMVTSTDLIRYLSELY; encoded by the coding sequence ATGCGCAAAAATAATCCAATTTCAAAAATTATGTCTTCAGAGCTACATTATGTCCAAGAAGGACAGCCTCTCAGCGAAGTTCGTCATATAATGTGTAATTCAAATATTCATCATGTTCCCGTCGTACAAGGCAAAACATTAGTAGGGTTGATCAGCTTTACCGATATGATGAAGTTAAATTTAGTTGCGGATCAAAGCAATGAATATACAGCTGATGCGATCATCGATCAGCAATTTAGCATTTCGGATGTAATGTCGAGAGATCTTGTCACTATTAACGATAAAGATAATATCCGCACTGCGGCACGTCTGCTTTCAGATGGAAACTTCCACTCGCTTCCTGTTGTTTCAGATGAGAAAAACATCATCGGAATGGTAACAAGTACGGATCTTATCCGTTATTTAAGTGAATTGTATTAG